In Dehalococcoidales bacterium, the genomic stretch AGGCACTACCCATGTTGTTCGCCCTGGCCGCTATTGGATTGGTGCTGGCATGGATCGTTCACCCTTATACTTTCCTGGCAGATTTGATAGGTACAATTGTGGCGGTTACCTTTCGTAAAAAAGTAACTTGCGTTTTCCCGCAGGGAGCAATTGCAGGGTGCGCCCCAGTTTTAATGGGATGGTTTGCAGCCGAGCCTTCACTAAATTGGCAAATCGGTTTAATATGCCTGTTAATTATAGTATGGCTTCCTTCACATGTATGGGGAGTCATGGTTGCCCGGCGCGATGAATACATTAATGCCGGCATCACTTTTTTCCCGATGAGCGCCACTCCTGCCACCGGTATCCGTTTAATGGTTTTTTCCGGCCTCCTGTTATTTGCAACTTCAATTGTTCTTTATTTCGTCGCTGATTTTGGATGGCTCTACCTTTCCGGAGCAATTTTGCTGGGGCTGGCATTACTTGCGTCAAGCTTCAAACTGCTTTTAACGTCTGATTCTACCCGTGCCTGGCGCGTATACAAGATTTCCAGTTTCCCTTACCTGGGTATATTATTTTTTATCATGGTGCTTGACCTGCTGCTATTATGACAACAGGTTTTTTCATAGAGAATGAGGATACCTCATCTAAAGCAAGAACCGGAGTGCTTAAAACCGCTCACGGTGATGTGCATACGCCTGTTTTCTGCCCGGTCGGCAGTCAAGCTACCGTAAAGACTCTCACTCCTCAGGAAGTTGAAGCCGCAGGTGCCGAGATGATACTATCCAACACTTACCACCTGTACCTCAGACCAGGGATTGAGCTTATAAAAACGATGGGAGGACTCCATCGTTTCATGGGCTGGAAAGGTCCAATTCTTACCGATTCCGGCGGATTTCAGATATTCAGCCTCTCGTCGCTGGCAAAAATTACCGATGAAGGAGTAACTTTCAGAAGCCACATAGATGGCTCTAAACACTTCATCACACCTGAGGATATAATATCATTCCAGCAGTCCCTTGGCTCAGATATTATGATGGTGCTGGATGACGTGCCTCCCCACGATGGGAGTTCGGGCAGAGTTATAGAAGCCGTCAATCGAACAACTGCCTGGGCACAAAGATGTCTGGAAGCTCGAACCAGTAAAACCCAGCAGCTTTTCGGGATTATTCAAGGGGCTGTCAACCCAAGACTCAGAGTGAAATCTGCCACCGAGCTTGCCCAGCTTGCTTTTGACGGCTTTGCAATCGGCGGTCTGAGCCTCGGGGAAGATAAACAAACTACATGGGCGATGCTGGATTTAACCGTACCGCTAATACCAAATCCTAAACCGCGCTATTTAATGGGTGTGGGCTCTCCGGAAGATATCGTCGAAGCTGTATCCAGAGGCATAGATATTTTTGATAGTGTGCTACCAACCAGAGTAGCCCGAAACGGGGGACTATACACCACAAGCGGGCGAATAAATATCCGCAATTCTATCTATAAAACAAGCGGCGCCCCGATAGAAGAAGGTTGTTGCTGCTATACCTGCAGAAATTTCTCGGCTGGATATATCGCCCACCTTTTCAGAAGCAGTGAGCTTCTCGGCCTGAGACTAGCCAGTATCCATAATATACATTTTCTTCAACACCTGACACAACAAATCAGAAAAGCTATTAAAGAGAACAGCTTTAGTCAGTATAAAGACGCATTTCTCACCAATTATCGTGTTGTTGACGAGGAAACCCGAAAAGCGCAAAAACAAAAATGGTTGTTAAAGAGGCCGGGCTACTAATCTGGCCGATATTCAACCCAGCTTTCAGGTGATTCCCATACAGTTACAGCATCAATAGTAACGTCTTCAGGTAATTCGCTCAGATATTCTTTCAGTTTAAAATAAATTGTCCGCGCGATATTTTCTGCTGAAGGGTTGATCTCATCAAAGGGTGGTATTTCATTAAGACAATGATGATCGTACTTCTCCAAAACATACCCAAGTTCTTTCTTTAGACGCGTAAAATCGTAAGCCATGCCAGCATTTTGATTAGAAGAAGCTTTAAGGCGCGCAACCACCCGATAATGATGCCCGTGTAGATTTTCGCACTTGCCCTGGTAGCCTCTCAGATAATGGGCTGCGTCAAAATCCCTCTCAACGTTTACCAAGTACATCTTAACATCCTCCCAATTTTAATACACCCTGTTTGGCGGTTTGGATTTCTCTGTACAAATCAGCGATTGTCTTGCCGGTTGAAGGATCAATAAAACTGGGGGCAATTTCATTCATGGGCATCAATACAAAAGCTCTTTTGGAAAGGCGTGGGTGCGGGATAATCAGATCCGGATTATTGAGCACCTGGTCACCATAAAAAAGGATATCGATGTCCATGGTCCGGGGAGAGTCTTTTGGATGGTTGGGCATTCTGCCCAACTTTTTTTCTATACCTTTAGCAAGTACAAGCAGGGATTCTGGCGGTAAAGAGGTCTTTACTTCACACACCATATTCAAAAATTTGGGCTGGCTGGTATTGCCTATCGGATCGGTTTCATAAACCGATGATTTTGTTACAACACGCATTCTCTGTTCAATATATCCCAGCGCTTTTTTCAGGTTTT encodes the following:
- a CDS encoding UbiA family prenyltransferase, translating into MFNTLPDYINVLKPRETSLLTFIGAATMFIADRGVPPWNQLLLTTLAILIASAAANGFTNYLDRNLDCLMPRTRNRALAAKRIDPAEKALPMLFALAAIGLVLAWIVHPYTFLADLIGTIVAVTFRKKVTCVFPQGAIAGCAPVLMGWFAAEPSLNWQIGLICLLIIVWLPSHVWGVMVARRDEYINAGITFFPMSATPATGIRLMVFSGLLLFATSIVLYFVADFGWLYLSGAILLGLALLASSFKLLLTSDSTRAWRVYKISSFPYLGILFFIMVLDLLLL
- the tgt gene encoding tRNA guanosine(34) transglycosylase Tgt; the encoded protein is MTTGFFIENEDTSSKARTGVLKTAHGDVHTPVFCPVGSQATVKTLTPQEVEAAGAEMILSNTYHLYLRPGIELIKTMGGLHRFMGWKGPILTDSGGFQIFSLSSLAKITDEGVTFRSHIDGSKHFITPEDIISFQQSLGSDIMMVLDDVPPHDGSSGRVIEAVNRTTAWAQRCLEARTSKTQQLFGIIQGAVNPRLRVKSATELAQLAFDGFAIGGLSLGEDKQTTWAMLDLTVPLIPNPKPRYLMGVGSPEDIVEAVSRGIDIFDSVLPTRVARNGGLYTTSGRINIRNSIYKTSGAPIEEGCCCYTCRNFSAGYIAHLFRSSELLGLRLASIHNIHFLQHLTQQIRKAIKENSFSQYKDAFLTNYRVVDEETRKAQKQKWLLKRPGY
- the queD gene encoding 6-carboxytetrahydropterin synthase QueD, with product MYLVNVERDFDAAHYLRGYQGKCENLHGHHYRVVARLKASSNQNAGMAYDFTRLKKELGYVLEKYDHHCLNEIPPFDEINPSAENIARTIYFKLKEYLSELPEDVTIDAVTVWESPESWVEYRPD
- the folK gene encoding 2-amino-4-hydroxy-6-hydroxymethyldihydropteridine diphosphokinase, with amino-acid sequence MSNNMVTVYLGLGSNMGNRTENLKKALGYIEQRMRVVTKSSVYETDPIGNTSQPKFLNMVCEVKTSLPPESLLVLAKGIEKKLGRMPNHPKDSPRTMDIDILFYGDQVLNNPDLIIPHPRLSKRAFVLMPMNEIAPSFIDPSTGKTIADLYREIQTAKQGVLKLGGC